In Betaproteobacteria bacterium, the genomic window GGCCCGCTGGCGCGAAGGTCGCCAGGCGGCCCGTGAAGTGGATGCCTTTCTGATGGGAAGCACGGCGGCCGCGCTGATTCCGCCTCGGCTCACAGAACCCCTGCCGGCCCCTGGCCCGTGGGGGTTCGTTTTTTCGACTTGGCTGCCCAATCGTGTGAAAATGCCAAAAAATCACGGGGGGGGTCGAGATGACCGGGGAATTGCAGGCTGCCATGCTGGTAACAACGCCTTCCGGGGCGTTGGATGGTCACATGGCTCTGATTTTCGCCATCATGTTGGTGGCGGGGGTGTTGGGGGGCGTCGCCAACGGTTTCCTGGCCGACCGCCAGGGAGGCTTCGGGCGCCGGGATTGGGCCAAGTACGCGGTTCTCGGCGTGGTGGCGGCGCTGACCGTGCCCCTCTTTCTCAATATGATTTCCAGCACCCTGCTCGAAGGTGCCCGGACAAAACCCCTCGACCTGTACGTCTTCGCCGGCTTCTGCCTGATGTACGTGGTCGCCTCGCGGCGCCTGGTGGAGAACGTGGTCTTGAAGCTCAAAGGCCAGTTGGAGCAGATGAAGCGCGAAGTGGGTGACTTGCGCCAGCAGAATCAGGAAATCCAGGAACTGGCCGCGGTGCGCGAGGAGAAGGCTCCCGAGCCGCGCATCGAGGTCAAGCCCGAGCCCAGGGAAGCGCTCACTTACAACGATGTCGAAATTCTGCGTGCCCTGGCGGAAGAGAGTTTCGTCTACGGCAACCTGACGGCAGTGTGCGAGCGCACCGGCCTGGGCCGGGAGTTCGTCAGCCAGCGCCTGACCCTGATGAAGTCCCTGGGCGTCATCGAAACCCGCATCAACGACAAGAATGTCCTGCACTGGTTCGTTTCGCCCCGTGGCAGGCAGGTGCTGAGCGATATCCTCGCCGGCCAGGAAGAAAAGAAGATCGCCTGAAACCTTCGCCGGAGATGCTCCGGCTTTTTAGATCGTCAAATCCCCATGAACATCGTCATTCTCGCTGCCGGCCAAGGCAAGCGCATGCATTCCAATCTGCCCAAGGTGCTGCATCCGGTGGCCGGCAAGCCCCTGGCGCAACACGTCATCGACACCGCCCGGGAACTGGGCGCCGACCGCATCGTCGTGGTCTACGGCCACGGGGGCGAAGTGGTCCGGGAAGCCCTCGCAGCGCCCGATCTGGCCTGGGCCAAGCAGGAACCCCAACTGGGCACCGGCCACGCCGTCATGCAGGCGGTGCCGGCGCTGTCGTCCGAGGGGCAGACCCTGGTCCTCTACGGCGACGTGCCCCTGACCAAGGCCAGCACCCTTAAGCGACTCCTGCAGGGCGGCAAGGACGGGCTGGCCATTCTCACGGTCGACCTCGCCAACCCAACGGGCTACGGCCGCATCGTCCGCGATGGTGCCGGCCGCGTGGTCCGTATCGTCGAGGAAAAGGACGCCACGGCCGAAGAGAAAGCCATCCGCGAGGTGAACACCGGCATCATGGCCATTCCCTCGGCGCGCCTTGAGGCGTGGCTCAAGGGCCTCTCCAACAACAATGCCCAGGGTGAGTACTACCTCACCGACATCGTCGCCCTGGCCGTCGCCGAGGGCCTGCCCGTGCGTACCGCTCAGCCCGATGGCGAGTGGGAGGTGCTGGGGGTCAACAGCAAGGTGCAGCTCGCCGAACTGGAGCGGGTACACCAGCGCAATATCGCCGATGCCCTGCTGGTCCACGGCGTGCGTCTCGCCGACCCCAATCGCATTGACGTGCGCGGCGAACTCGCTTGCGGCCGCGACGTGGTCATCGACGTCGGCTGTGTCTTCGAGGGCAAGGTGGAACTGGCCGACGCCGTCGAAATCGGCCCCTACTGCGTGCTCAAGAATGTGAAGATCGCCGCCGGAACCCGGCTGGCCGCCTACTGCCACCTGGACGATGCCGTGGTGGGGCCGGATGGCGTGATCGGCCCCTTCGCCCGCCTGCGCCCCGGCACCGAACTGGGCCCCGAGGTGCACATCGGCAACTTCGTCGAGGTCAAGAACAGCACCATCGCAGCCCAGTCCAAAGCCAACCACCTGGCCTATGTGGGCGACGCCGTCATCGGCCAGCGGGTCAACGTGGGTGCCGGGACCATCACCTGCAATTACGACGGCGCCAACAAGCACAAGACCATCATAGAGGACGACGTGTTCATCGGGTCAGACACCCAGTTGGTGGCACCGGTGACCGTGGGCCGCGGCGCCACCCTTGGCGCCGGAACCACCCTGACCAAGGATGCTCCTCCCGATGCCCTCACGGTTTCACGGGCCCGCCAACTGACCATACCCGGCTGGAAACGCCCGCAGAAAGCCAAAAAATAATGGATATCTGGTTCACGCTTTTCGTCGCCCTCACGGCATTGGCGGCGGCAGCGGGTTTTTCCCTCGCCCTCGTGGGGTACATCAACGTCATTCCGGCCGCCTTTGCCGCCGGGCGGCAGTGGATTCTCGCCGTGGCCGGAATTCCCCTTGCGCTGGTCGGCATTCCCTTCGTTCTGCTGGTCATCCTGCAGCCCTTCCTGGCGGTGCCCGCGCCGGCCACCGCGGCTCGCTGGATGGCGGCGCCGGCCGGGGTGATTCACGCCATCGGCCTTTTCCGCTTCTTTACGGCCCACTGGGACGGCAACGCCAAGACCGGCAAGCAACTCGGCGGCGGCCTGCTGCTCATGGCACTGGCGGCCGGCGTGCTGTACGGCGCCGGCCCCTACTTTGCCGAGCGCCTGGTGGCAGCCGGCCTTCAGGCGCCCCAAACGGATTCCAACAAGTAACGGGAGACCACCATGTCCAGAATTCCCCCCGAAGCCCTACGTTCCGTCGCCCTCGTCGGCCACGGCGCCGCGGGCAAGACCAGCCTTGCCGAGGCCCTGCTCTTCGCCACCGGCACCATCGGCGCCAAGGGCAGCGTCGACAAGGGCAGCACGGTCTGCGATGCCGACCCGCTGGAGCGGGATGCTGGCCACTCCCTGACCTCTGCCCTGGTCAATTTCGCCTACGAAAACACCCATATCCACCTGGCGGATACGCCGGGTTACCCGGATTTTGCCGGCCAGGCCATCGCCGCCCTGGCCGGGGTGGACACCGCCCTGATAGTGGTCAACGCCCAGACTGGCGTCGAGCTGATGACCGAGCGCATGATGCGCTACGCCGCCGAGCGCAAGCTTTGCCGCATGATCGTCATCAACAAGATCGACGCCGAGAACCTCGATCTCCCCGGCCTGGTGGCCGATATCCGGGAGCGTTTCGGCAAGGCCTGCATGGTGCTCGACCTGCCCGCCCACGGCGCGGCTGACGTGGTCGAAGTGCTGGAGCACGATGCCGGTGACGCCGACTTCGAATCCGTCGCCGCCGCCCACCGTGCCCTCATCGACCAGATCGTCGAGGAAGACGAGGATCTGCTCGCCCAATACCTGGAAGACGGTGCCGACCCCAGCGTGGCCGACCTCCATGCCCCCTTCGAAAAGGCCCTGCGCGAAGGGCATTTGATCCCCATCCTGTTCACCTCGGCCAAGACCGGCGCCGGCATCAAGGAACTGCTGCATGTGCTGGCCTCGTTGGCACCGAACCCGGCGGAAGGCAACCCACCGCCCTTCTACAAGGGCGAACCGGGCGGCGAGACGCTGGCCTTCCACGCCGAGCCGGACCCCGCCAAGCACGTGCTGGCCCACGTCTTCAAGGTGGTGGCCGACCCCTACATGGGCAAGATCGGCATCTTCCGCGTGCATCAGGGCACGGTGAAGAAGGACATGCAGCTCTTCGTCGGCGACGGCAAGCGGCCCTTCAAGGTGGCCCATCTCTACCAGCTCCAGGGCAAGGACAGCGCCGAGGTGGACGAATTGCTCCCCGGCGACATCGGCGCCATCGCCAAGGTCGAGGAAATCGATTTCGACTGCGTGCTGCACGATTCCCACGACGAGGACCACATCCACCTGGTTCCCCTCGACTTCCCCCGCCCCATGGCCGGTCTGGCCGTGGAGACCAAGAAGAAGGGCGACGAGCAGCGGCTCTTCGACATCCTGGCCAAACTGGCCGTGGAAGATCCGACCTTCGTCGTCGAGCGCCACCCCCACAGCAACGAAACCGTCATCCGCGGCCTGGGCGAAATTCATTTGAAGTCCAAGCTGACCAAGATGGTGGCCCAGTACAAGCTGGAGGTGGACACCAAGCCGCCCCTCATCCCCTACCGCGAAACCATTACCGCCCCGGCCGAGGCCATGCACCGCCACAAAAAGCAGAGCGGCGGCGCCGGCCAGTTCGGTGAGGTGCACCTCAAGATCGAACCCAAGGGACGTGGCGAAGGCTTCGAGTTCGTCGATGCGGTGAAGGGTGGTGTCATCCCCGGCGTCTTCATGCC contains:
- a CDS encoding elongation factor G; this encodes MSRIPPEALRSVALVGHGAAGKTSLAEALLFATGTIGAKGSVDKGSTVCDADPLERDAGHSLTSALVNFAYENTHIHLADTPGYPDFAGQAIAALAGVDTALIVVNAQTGVELMTERMMRYAAERKLCRMIVINKIDAENLDLPGLVADIRERFGKACMVLDLPAHGAADVVEVLEHDAGDADFESVAAAHRALIDQIVEEDEDLLAQYLEDGADPSVADLHAPFEKALREGHLIPILFTSAKTGAGIKELLHVLASLAPNPAEGNPPPFYKGEPGGETLAFHAEPDPAKHVLAHVFKVVADPYMGKIGIFRVHQGTVKKDMQLFVGDGKRPFKVAHLYQLQGKDSAEVDELLPGDIGAIAKVEEIDFDCVLHDSHDEDHIHLVPLDFPRPMAGLAVETKKKGDEQRLFDILAKLAVEDPTFVVERHPHSNETVIRGLGEIHLKSKLTKMVAQYKLEVDTKPPLIPYRETITAPAEAMHRHKKQSGGAGQFGEVHLKIEPKGRGEGFEFVDAVKGGVIPGVFMPAVEKGVRQALEGGVVAGFPVEDLKVTVHDGKTHAVDGKEVAFVTAGRKAVIEAIRGARPIVLEPIVTIEIVVPETAIGDLTGDLSSRRGHITGTDGRGHGMAAITGEVPLAELNDYQSRLKSLTGGQGSYAIEFARYAAVPPHVQQQMASKFQLHEEDE
- the glmU gene encoding bifunctional UDP-N-acetylglucosamine diphosphorylase/glucosamine-1-phosphate N-acetyltransferase GlmU — protein: MNIVILAAGQGKRMHSNLPKVLHPVAGKPLAQHVIDTARELGADRIVVVYGHGGEVVREALAAPDLAWAKQEPQLGTGHAVMQAVPALSSEGQTLVLYGDVPLTKASTLKRLLQGGKDGLAILTVDLANPTGYGRIVRDGAGRVVRIVEEKDATAEEKAIREVNTGIMAIPSARLEAWLKGLSNNNAQGEYYLTDIVALAVAEGLPVRTAQPDGEWEVLGVNSKVQLAELERVHQRNIADALLVHGVRLADPNRIDVRGELACGRDVVIDVGCVFEGKVELADAVEIGPYCVLKNVKIAAGTRLAAYCHLDDAVVGPDGVIGPFARLRPGTELGPEVHIGNFVEVKNSTIAAQSKANHLAYVGDAVIGQRVNVGAGTITCNYDGANKHKTIIEDDVFIGSDTQLVAPVTVGRGATLGAGTTLTKDAPPDALTVSRARQLTIPGWKRPQKAKK